Genomic segment of Aliiroseovarius sp. M344:
GTATAGGCCAAAGAAAGGGCGCCGGATGCGTTGCGATGAAAGACGCCGTCTTGTTCCAGCACCATCGAGATCAGCGTCAAGGTGTTGGCTTTGCTGACGCGACTGCAATATCCGGTTCCGATACTGCCGCGGTTTACAGCCGTGCCAGCCGGGCAAATCAGCGGTAGACCGTTCAGTGTCGCGCCGTCACCCCGAACCGCGTGAAATACCTCGTCATGGATTGGGTCACAGATCACGCCAATCTGAGTTTGATCATCCTTCACAACGGCAATTACAACGCACCAAGCGGGAATAGAATTGACGAAATTCGTTGTGCCATCAATCGGATCGATCACCCAATGAAAGCCGGACTTGCTGGGTTTCGGCGCATGTTCTTCACCGATAATGCCATCTTCAGGATAGGCGTGTTCGATGAGCTGACGAATGTGCAATTCAACATTCTGATCCGCTTCAGAGACAAAGTCTTGCAGGCCTTTGTCCACAATATCCAAGCTGCCGACGCGTCGAAAATAGTCCAGGGCCAGTTCTCCGCCACTCTTTGCGATCTCGGCTGCACTCTGTGATCTGCTGTTCAATTCGCACTCCTCTTCACGTTCAATAAGTCCCGCTTAGCGTTTTGGACCGTTGATTAACTCTTCCATCGAGCGCCACCCGGTTTCGGGTCGGCTTTGCAGACTGGTGAACCCAAAGAAACATCCACCACCGCCCGGGCCTTGGTCAAATTTTCGATCGATCGGCAGGTCGGACAAGTGACAGAACAGAAGTGTCCCAACCGCGCCATGCCCGACAAACAACACATCGCCACGCTTATGCTTACGTAAGCTGAGTTCGACTTCATTTACAATTCGCGCCTGAGCCGCCGCTGCAGTTTCCCACCCGCGAACACTGACGTTTGGATGAGCGAAGAATTGATCGGCAACGGTTTCAAACTCGTCGCGGGGCAAATAGCCGGTCGCACTGCGGTCATTCTCGTGCATCAACTCACGAATTTCAAAATCACAGCCAAGGGCCATCGCCAAGGGTCTGGCCGTTTCAATCGCTTTGGTTTCAGCGCTGCTGATGACAGTCAAGGTCCCATGCAATGCATTGGATCTTGCAAGCATGGTCACGCGGCGGCACCCTAAATCGCTCAATGACCAATCCGTAATTTCTTTGGCTGGGTCAATCAGCACTTGTGGGTGGGAAAGATACCTAATTCTCTGCAGCATGTTTGCAGTGTCTCACGTGCGGCGAAGACAAGAAAGCCTGTGAGCTGAAATTGGCATGCTCACGCGATTGCTAGGTAAAGAAGTCGAAGTGCTTGGCGGCACAGAGCGCCGAAAACAGGGCCATTTGCCCTCTAAGCGACTCTATGGAAGGGGGCATAGGGCGATGAATAAAGGCTCCGCAGCTGTCCAGGATGCGACGGCTGAAATAGTAAAACCCGCCTTTCACGACGGTGAATGGTTGCGAAATGATCCCAACATTGCCTTAAGCTTCTAACATCTGTCAAAAGTCGGAGCAGACCATTGGGTTAACCGAAGAAGTGGTGCCCGGGGGCGGAATCGAACCACCGACACGAGGATTTTCAATCCACTGCTCTACCCCTGAGCTACCCGGGCACGGGTGAACGTTTTAGCGTTCGGGTGCGCGGGTTGTAGACGGGGGGTCGGGCGGTGTCCAGAGCAAAAATGCAGGATTTTCAGTGCGGGCCGTGGCTTTGCTCACGCGTCTCGTTCAGCAGCGCGTCGGCGGCTTCCTCAAGGTCTTCCGGGTCCTCGGACGGGACAGCGTATGAGCCGTTCAACCATCGGCCCAGATCCACATCAGCGCAGCGTCGAGAACAAAAAGGGCGATATTTCGGATCGGTCTTCTTTTCGCAGATCGGACAGCTCATTTGGTGCCCTCCAGACAGGCGCGCAGGCTCATGCGTTCACGTTTGCGCTGTAACTCAAAGTTGCCAAGTGTGGTCCAGCCGACCAGCGACGTTTCAATTCCGTCTGGGCGAAACGCCGTGCGCAGGGCTTGTTCGATCTGGCGACGGTCCTTCTTTGGGCTTGGGGCGAAATCCACGACAATTTGCCCACCCAATCCGCGGCACCGCAATGCGCGCGGCAAGGCCTGTGCGGTGGCAATGTTGGCTTTAAGACCCGCCGCCGGGCTGGTGTCTCCACCAGTATTCACATCCACCGCGATCAATGCCCGCGTGGGTTCGACAAAAGCATAGGCCCCGCCGGGTAGCAGGACGCGCGCGCTGCGCAACTCGGCAATCAGGTCGGCGACATCATGGCGAGCGAAGGCACCTTCACCGTCGTCAAGCTGATCTGGAGTTGCCCATTCCCGCCACGCCTGATGGTGCGGGTCGGCGCCGTCGATCAGAAGTTCAGGTGTCTGGCCATCTGCATCCTCGCGTACAGCACGCGACAGGGTCAGCATCTGCGCAATATCGTCGGCAATCTCATCATCCGATCCGGTCGCCGCAACAGATCGCAGGATCAGACCTTCCGCTGCGCCATCCATCACCTCATGGGCGATTTCCAGCAAGCGCACGCGGGCGTCATCGTCCCGGATCGAACGGCTGACATTGATGCCTGGTGCGTCGGGGGTCACGATCGCGAAACGGCTTTTGAACAGCAGCTTCTGGGTGACCGGAACGGCTTTCCCGTCCTCGGCAAACCCGGTGACCTGCACCAGTATCGGCTGGCCTGGTTTTAGCCCCTTGCCTTGCCGCAAGAACCCGGTTTCACCATCCGGCAGGCGCAGTATCATTCCACCCTGCCCTTTCAACGGACGATCACAAATGGCGCGGAAGGTCGCGCCGGGCAGCGTTACGTTCTCTGGAGGCTCGATCAACAGATCTTCCAGCCGGCCATCAACGATATGCGCGGCGGCCAGACGACCTTTGTAACGGTCAAGCGCGATCACGCTGCCTTTCATGTGCAGTCTCCATAGAGCGGGTAACCGGCGGCCACCAACAGGGCGGCAGCTTCGGCCACTGGCAGTCCAACGACTGCGGTATAGCTGCCTTGCAGCCATGTGACGAACGCTCCGGCTGGCCCCTGAATGGCATAACCGCCTGCCTTGCCGCGCCAGTCATCGGAGGCGAGATAGGCGTTCAATTCGGTATCGGACAGGCGTTTGAATTTGACGGTCGTCACGACATCGCGGGCCCATGTCTGCTGTGCATTGCGCACAACGACCGACGTGATGACGCGATGGCGCCGCCCGGACAAGGCCAGCAGAAACTCCGCCGCCTGCGCTGCATCCTCGGGCTTGCCCATGATGCGGCGGCCCAGCGCCACCGTTGTATCGGCACACAAGACAACCTCGTCCGCCGCCACATCCATCGCAGCCGCTTTGGCCCCGGCGATCCGACGACAGTATTCCAAAGGCGCCTCGCCCTTTCTGGGGGTCTCGTCCACATCGGGTGGCCGTACGGCATCCGCGACAAGGCCGAGCTGCCCTAGCAACTCGGCCCGTCTTGGACTTCCAGAGCCCAGAATCAGTTTGGGGCGCGGCATGCCCGGCAGACCGCTTACTTGAAGCGGTAGTTGATCCGACCTTTGGTCAGATCATAGGGGGTCATTTCGACCTGCACCTTGTCGCCAGCCAGAACACGAATGCGGTTTTTACGCATCTTTCCTGCCGTATGAGCGATGATCGTATGGCCGTTTTCCAGCTCGACCAGGAATGTCGCATTCGGCAGGAGTTCCTTCACGACACCGGGGAATTCGAGCAGTTCTTCCTTGGCCATGTTCACTCCTGTATTTTCACTCACCCGTCGTGAGCGCCTACTAAATGGGGCCAAACTTTCAGATTTTCAAGGGAAATCCGGCAGGATCACAGATTAGGTGCTGGTTTCGTCCCCAAGCGGGGCCGGGTCGCCAAATCGCGCCAAAATATGGCCCCGAATCTGATCACGCGTCTGGCGATAAGCGGTCAGCTTTTCCTCGCGCCGCGAACCAAGACCCGTGGGATCCAAAATTGGCCAATACTCGACGTCCAGATGAAATAGGCGGGTCAGTTCAAGCGCGCGGCGTTGGCTGGCCGGGGACAGCGCGACGACCAGATCAAAGCTCGACAGATCGTCGCCCCATTCCTCCATCTGGTCAAAACTGCGCACACGATGGTTGGACAACGTGATGCCCAACTCCTGACAGACCGAGATCGAAAAGCCGTCAATCTCCATATCGCTGTGGACGCCCGCGGATTGCACATAGATGTCATGCCCATAGAAGGCTTTCATCATCCCCTCGGCCATTGGCGACCGCACAGCGTTGTGGTCGCAGCAAAACAGCACAGATTGGGGAAGCTCTGAACCCATCTTAACCCCAGTGTAGGACGCAGATCAGGGTGAACAGGCGGCGGGCGGTGTCGATGTCGATGCTGGCTTTGCCTTCCAGCCGTTCCTGCAAGACACGCGCGCCTTCGTTGTGGATGCCGCGCCGGGCCATATCGATCGCTTCGATCTGGCTGGGTGGCAACTTCTTCACCGCATCAAAATAGCTTTCGCAGATCGCGAAATAGTCCTTCACCACCTGACGGAAGGGCCCCAGCGACAGGTGGAACTCGGCCGCCGGGTCGCCTGTCTCGGTCTTTGCATCGACGACAAGTCGCTTATCACGAATGGCCAAACCAAGATTATACGGACCGTCAGGCGGGGTCTGATCATCACGACTGGCCAGCTCGAAACTGTTATCTTCCAGCAGGTCAAAGATGGCGACTTTGCGCTCCTGCTCAATTGCAGGAGTTGGTGCGGCTAGCCCGCTGTCATCGATCTGAATGTCGTTAATTCGGTTTTTTGTCATTGCGCTACTCTGTAGGTCAATCGTTAAGGGCGTCAAGCCGGGCACGCACAGACAATCCGTGCGCTTCAAGACTTTCGGAAATTGCGAGTGTCTCTGCCGCCGCGCCAATCGCAGACAGGGCGGCGGGCGTCATCCGGGCAAGCGTCGTGCGTTTCAGGAAATCCATCACGGACAGGCCAGAACTGAACCGCGCAGACCGGGCGGTGGGCAACACATGGTTTGGGCCGCCGACATAATCGCCGATCGCCTCGGGCGTCCACTGCCCCAGAAAAATCGCGCCTGCATGAACGCATTTGGCGGACAGCGCGTCCGGGTCGGCCACGCAAAGCTCAAGGTGTTCAGGCGCGATCCGGTTGGACAGGGCCGCAGCCTCGTCCAGATTGGCAACCGTGATCACCGCACCGAAATCGCGCCAACTCGCGCCCGCAATCTCGCGCCGTTCCAGTGTTTCAAGCCGCGCATCGACGGCGGCGGCCACTTTGCGCCCGAAGGCTTCGTCCGTGGTGATCAACAAAGATTGCGCGCTTTCGTCATGTTCGGCTTGGCTCATCAGATCCAGGGCCAACCAATCCGGGTCGTTGGACGCGTCCGCAATAACCAAAATTTCTGACGGGCCCGCGATCATATCGATCCCGACCTTGCCAAACACGCGACGCTTAGCAGCGGCAACAAAGGCGTTGCCGGGGCCCGTGATTTTGTCGACCGGCGCGATTGTGTCGGTGCCATAGGCCAAAGCGGCGACGGCCTGCGCCCCCCCGATCCGATACACTTCGTCAACCCCAGCGATCCGCGCAGCCAGAAGAACCAGCGGGTTTGCGATTCCGT
This window contains:
- a CDS encoding inositol monophosphatase family protein: MNSRSQSAAEIAKSGGELALDYFRRVGSLDIVDKGLQDFVSEADQNVELHIRQLIEHAYPEDGIIGEEHAPKPSKSGFHWVIDPIDGTTNFVNSIPAWCVVIAVVKDDQTQIGVICDPIHDEVFHAVRGDGATLNGLPLICPAGTAVNRGSIGTGYCSRVSKANTLTLISMVLEQDGVFHRNASGALSLAYTAAGRLIGYVEEHMNAWDCIAGQLIISEAGGRVEHQSADQMIAKGGRVVAGSAGIFDELIRIADTAFGD
- a CDS encoding histidine phosphatase family protein — protein: MLQRIRYLSHPQVLIDPAKEITDWSLSDLGCRRVTMLARSNALHGTLTVISSAETKAIETARPLAMALGCDFEIRELMHENDRSATGYLPRDEFETVADQFFAHPNVSVRGWETAAAAQARIVNEVELSLRKHKRGDVLFVGHGAVGTLLFCHLSDLPIDRKFDQGPGGGGCFFGFTSLQSRPETGWRSMEELINGPKR
- a CDS encoding DNA gyrase inhibitor YacG, whose translation is MSCPICEKKTDPKYRPFCSRRCADVDLGRWLNGSYAVPSEDPEDLEEAADALLNETREQSHGPH
- a CDS encoding ribonuclease E/G, whose amino-acid sequence is MKGSVIALDRYKGRLAAAHIVDGRLEDLLIEPPENVTLPGATFRAICDRPLKGQGGMILRLPDGETGFLRQGKGLKPGQPILVQVTGFAEDGKAVPVTQKLLFKSRFAIVTPDAPGINVSRSIRDDDARVRLLEIAHEVMDGAAEGLILRSVAATGSDDEIADDIAQMLTLSRAVREDADGQTPELLIDGADPHHQAWREWATPDQLDDGEGAFARHDVADLIAELRSARVLLPGGAYAFVEPTRALIAVDVNTGGDTSPAAGLKANIATAQALPRALRCRGLGGQIVVDFAPSPKKDRRQIEQALRTAFRPDGIETSLVGWTTLGNFELQRKRERMSLRACLEGTK
- a CDS encoding Maf family protein, with amino-acid sequence MPRPKLILGSGSPRRAELLGQLGLVADAVRPPDVDETPRKGEAPLEYCRRIAGAKAAAMDVAADEVVLCADTTVALGRRIMGKPEDAAQAAEFLLALSGRRHRVITSVVVRNAQQTWARDVVTTVKFKRLSDTELNAYLASDDWRGKAGGYAIQGPAGAFVTWLQGSYTAVVGLPVAEAAALLVAAGYPLYGDCT
- the infA gene encoding translation initiation factor IF-1, giving the protein MAKEELLEFPGVVKELLPNATFLVELENGHTIIAHTAGKMRKNRIRVLAGDKVQVEMTPYDLTKGRINYRFK
- a CDS encoding low molecular weight phosphatase family protein, with the protein product MGSELPQSVLFCCDHNAVRSPMAEGMMKAFYGHDIYVQSAGVHSDMEIDGFSISVCQELGITLSNHRVRSFDQMEEWGDDLSSFDLVVALSPASQRRALELTRLFHLDVEYWPILDPTGLGSRREEKLTAYRQTRDQIRGHILARFGDPAPLGDETST
- a CDS encoding UPF0262 family protein, which translates into the protein MTKNRINDIQIDDSGLAAPTPAIEQERKVAIFDLLEDNSFELASRDDQTPPDGPYNLGLAIRDKRLVVDAKTETGDPAAEFHLSLGPFRQVVKDYFAICESYFDAVKKLPPSQIEAIDMARRGIHNEGARVLQERLEGKASIDIDTARRLFTLICVLHWG
- the hisD gene encoding histidinol dehydrogenase; the encoded protein is MPHFLNSSDADFEARFAELLSMKREDSPEVDDIVAGIIADVRSRGDAAVIELTSKFDRLDLTPETLRYSPEEIEAECAKVSDEDRAALELAADRIRAYHARQMPDDQSWTDEAGAELGWRWSAVSAAGLYVPGGLASYPSSVLMNAIPAKVAGVERLAITVPTPDGIANPLVLLAARIAGVDEVYRIGGAQAVAALAYGTDTIAPVDKITGPGNAFVAAAKRRVFGKVGIDMIAGPSEILVIADASNDPDWLALDLMSQAEHDESAQSLLITTDEAFGRKVAAAVDARLETLERREIAGASWRDFGAVITVANLDEAAALSNRIAPEHLELCVADPDALSAKCVHAGAIFLGQWTPEAIGDYVGGPNHVLPTARSARFSSGLSVMDFLKRTTLARMTPAALSAIGAAAETLAISESLEAHGLSVRARLDALND